From the genome of Verrucomicrobiia bacterium, one region includes:
- the gatC gene encoding Asp-tRNA(Asn)/Glu-tRNA(Gln) amidotransferase subunit GatC encodes MAGTDFDVKYVAHLARLALTPEEEKMLGTQLGNILGFIEQLKAVNVSQVEPTAHAVPTVNVTRPDVVQPSLAHEAALRNAPRQAGGLFVVPKIVE; translated from the coding sequence ATGGCTGGAACCGATTTTGATGTCAAATACGTGGCGCATCTGGCCCGACTGGCGCTCACTCCGGAAGAGGAAAAAATGCTCGGCACCCAATTGGGCAACATCCTTGGTTTTATTGAACAATTGAAGGCCGTGAACGTGTCCCAAGTCGAGCCCACCGCGCACGCCGTCCCGACGGTCAACGTCACCCGCCCGGACGTCGTTCAGCCCTCGCTTGCGCACGAAGCGGCGCTGCGCAACGCGCCCCGGCAGGCGGGCGGGCTGTTTGTTGTTCCCAAAATTGTCGAGTAA
- the bamD gene encoding outer membrane protein assembly factor BamD codes for MSRRFTILSLLLLTGLFYAFPSPAPLIFTPGEGWHYELPGTTAQWRKEQAKDQLAVAQEAFEAKDFSTTVKASSYLVRKWPLSDYAAEAQYLLGRGYEAQRKDERAFAAYQEIFTKYPNSDQLADAARRQYQIASRFLAGQRFHVLWGYVPFFPNMEKTAGLFEKIVANGPYGDMAPHAQLRIGAAYESQKNYPEAVAAYERAADRYHDLPIIAADALYRAGMSYYKQALTAEYDQGTAGQAIATFNDLIVLHPEDRRLPEVRRIITRLKDEQARGNFKIAEFYAKQKRWSGALVYYNEVLINGAESRYASVARERIDLIKQRLPATTQ; via the coding sequence ATGAGTCGTCGGTTTACCATTCTGAGCCTGCTGCTGCTGACCGGCCTGTTTTACGCCTTCCCGTCACCGGCCCCGTTGATTTTTACGCCGGGCGAAGGGTGGCACTACGAACTGCCGGGCACGACGGCGCAATGGCGCAAAGAGCAGGCCAAGGATCAACTCGCCGTGGCGCAGGAAGCCTTCGAGGCAAAAGATTTTTCCACGACGGTCAAAGCCAGTTCCTACCTCGTCCGCAAGTGGCCGCTCTCCGATTATGCCGCCGAGGCGCAATACTTGTTGGGACGCGGTTACGAAGCGCAGCGCAAGGACGAACGCGCGTTTGCGGCGTACCAGGAAATTTTCACCAAATATCCCAATAGCGATCAATTGGCGGATGCCGCCCGCCGCCAGTACCAAATCGCCTCGCGTTTTCTGGCCGGACAACGCTTCCATGTCCTCTGGGGTTACGTGCCGTTTTTTCCGAACATGGAAAAGACGGCGGGGTTGTTTGAAAAAATTGTCGCCAACGGGCCTTATGGCGATATGGCCCCGCACGCGCAGTTGCGCATCGGCGCGGCGTATGAATCGCAGAAAAATTACCCGGAAGCCGTGGCCGCCTACGAACGCGCCGCGGACCGCTATCACGACCTGCCCATCATTGCCGCCGACGCCTTGTATCGCGCGGGCATGTCCTACTACAAACAAGCGCTGACGGCCGAGTACGATCAAGGCACGGCGGGGCAGGCGATTGCGACCTTCAATGATTTGATCGTGCTGCATCCGGAAGACCGGCGGTTGCCGGAAGTGCGGCGCATTATTACGCGGCTCAAAGACGAGCAGGCGCGGGGCAATTTCAAGATCGCCGAATTTTACGCCAAACAAAAACGCTGGAGTGGCGCGTTGGTTTATTACAACGAGGTTTTGATCAACGGCGCCGAGTCCCGTTACGCCAGCGTGGCGCGCGAACGGATTGACCTCATCAAGCAGCGCCTGCCCGCCACGACGCAATGA
- the msrB gene encoding peptide-methionine (R)-S-oxide reductase MsrB has translation MTNNLTKTDAEWRKQLTPEQYRILREKGTERAFTGKYWNTKDAGDYHCAGCGALLFASDTKFESECGWPSFYAPARTDIIAEAADDSFGMRRTEVLCARCGGHLGHVFNDGPKPTGLRYCINSGAIQFEPAKK, from the coding sequence ATGACTAACAACCTCACCAAAACGGACGCGGAATGGCGGAAGCAATTGACGCCCGAACAATATCGCATCCTGCGCGAGAAAGGCACGGAACGCGCGTTCACCGGCAAGTATTGGAACACCAAGGACGCGGGCGATTACCACTGCGCGGGCTGCGGCGCGTTGCTGTTTGCTTCGGACACCAAATTTGAATCGGAATGTGGCTGGCCGAGTTTCTACGCGCCGGCGCGGACGGACATCATTGCCGAGGCGGCGGACGACAGCTTCGGGATGCGACGGACCGAGGTGCTGTGCGCCCGTTGTGGCGGGCATCTGGGCCACGTTTTCAATGATGGCCCCAAGCCGACCGGGTTGCGCTACTGCATCAATTCCGGGGCCATCCAGTTTGAACCGGCCAAAAAGTGA
- the larB gene encoding nickel pincer cofactor biosynthesis protein LarB: MDKISRARVLRAFQAAPVADLGFAQVDLHRALRKGCPEVIFGAGKTAAQVVGIAARLLQHKQNVLVTRATKEQARALQRKFKAARHYELARCVTIEKWPLPKRPGTIAVVSAGTSDLPVAQEAALTATLMGNQVVEVHDVGVAGLHRVLARLEILQQANVLIVVAGMEGALPSVVAGLVNRPVVAVPTSVGYGASFGGLAALLGMLNSCSSGVTVVNIDNGFGAGYAAGQINALHG, encoded by the coding sequence ATGGATAAAATTTCGCGCGCCCGTGTCCTGCGCGCCTTCCAAGCTGCACCAGTTGCCGACTTGGGTTTTGCCCAGGTGGATTTGCATCGGGCGCTGCGCAAGGGATGTCCGGAAGTCATTTTCGGCGCGGGAAAAACCGCCGCGCAAGTGGTGGGCATCGCCGCCCGGTTGCTTCAGCACAAGCAAAATGTGCTCGTTACCCGCGCCACGAAAGAACAAGCGCGCGCCTTGCAAAGAAAATTCAAAGCGGCGCGGCATTATGAACTCGCCCGCTGCGTGACGATTGAAAAGTGGCCGCTACCAAAACGTCCTGGCACCATCGCCGTCGTCTCCGCCGGCACGAGCGATCTGCCGGTGGCGCAAGAAGCGGCCCTCACCGCCACCCTGATGGGAAATCAAGTGGTGGAAGTTCACGACGTGGGCGTGGCGGGGCTGCATCGCGTTCTGGCGCGTTTGGAAATTTTGCAACAGGCGAACGTGCTGATCGTGGTGGCCGGAATGGAAGGCGCGTTGCCCAGCGTGGTGGCGGGACTGGTCAATCGGCCGGTGGTTGCCGTTCCGACCAGCGTGGGTTACGGCGCGAGCTTTGGCGGTCTGGCGGCGTTGCTGGGCATGTTGAACAGTTGCAGCAGCGGCGTCACGGTGGTGAACATTGACAACGGATTTGGCGCGGGCTACGCGGCAGGGCAGATCAATGCGTTACATGGTTGA
- the gatA gene encoding Asp-tRNA(Asn)/Glu-tRNA(Gln) amidotransferase subunit GatA, which translates to MPHQLTISELTARIARREISARAAMQACLDRIARVDEKIHAFISYDAADALAQADALDQEIAQGMGLDRPLLGVPIGLKDVFAVKNQPLNCGSKILGNFISPYDATVVTKLKAAGAVVFGRLNMDEFAMGSSTETSAFGLTRNPWSPTRIPGGSSGGSAAAVAADEVIGALGSDTGGSIRQPAAFCGCVGFKPTYGRVSRYGLVAFASSLDQVGPFTKDVRDTATLLQVISGHDERDTTSVKQPVPDYLQALDGNIKGLRIGLPREFQIPGLDPEVKAAVDRAIEQLQALGASVTEISLPHADYAAATYYIIAPAEASANLARFDGIRYGLRAEGNDPLELYCNTRGQGFGAEVKRRIILGTYVLSSGYYDAYYLRAQKVRTLIRQDFLKAFEQVDAIVTPTTPTAAFKIGEKSSDPLQMYLSDAFTISCNLAGICGISVPCGFTSSPRLPIGLQLLGSPFGEATILKIAHAYEQSTSWHKERAPLAG; encoded by the coding sequence ATGCCTCACCAACTCACCATTTCGGAACTAACCGCGCGGATCGCCCGACGGGAAATCAGCGCCCGCGCCGCCATGCAGGCGTGCCTGGATCGCATCGCGCGGGTGGATGAAAAAATCCATGCCTTCATCAGCTACGATGCGGCCGATGCCCTCGCGCAAGCCGACGCGCTGGACCAGGAAATTGCCCAAGGGATGGGCCTGGACCGTCCGTTGCTGGGCGTTCCCATCGGGCTTAAGGACGTTTTCGCCGTAAAGAATCAACCGCTGAATTGCGGCTCCAAAATTCTGGGAAATTTTATTTCTCCTTACGACGCCACGGTCGTCACCAAACTCAAGGCGGCGGGCGCAGTTGTGTTTGGTCGTTTGAACATGGACGAGTTCGCCATGGGCAGTTCGACGGAAACCTCGGCGTTCGGATTGACGCGCAATCCGTGGTCGCCAACGCGTATTCCGGGCGGCTCCTCCGGCGGCTCGGCGGCAGCAGTGGCGGCGGATGAAGTCATCGGCGCGCTGGGATCGGACACGGGCGGTTCGATTCGCCAACCGGCGGCATTCTGTGGCTGCGTGGGATTCAAACCCACTTACGGCCGCGTTTCGCGCTACGGTTTGGTGGCGTTTGCTTCGTCCCTGGACCAGGTCGGGCCGTTCACCAAGGACGTGCGCGATACGGCCACGTTGCTCCAGGTGATCAGCGGCCACGACGAACGCGACACGACCAGTGTGAAGCAACCGGTACCGGATTACCTCCAGGCGTTGGATGGAAACATCAAAGGTTTGCGGATCGGTTTGCCCCGGGAATTTCAAATCCCGGGTCTGGACCCGGAGGTGAAGGCCGCGGTGGATCGGGCAATTGAACAACTGCAGGCGTTGGGCGCCAGTGTGACGGAGATTTCCTTGCCCCATGCGGATTACGCCGCCGCCACGTATTACATCATTGCGCCGGCTGAAGCCTCGGCGAATCTCGCCCGCTTCGACGGCATTCGCTATGGTTTGCGCGCCGAGGGGAACGATCCGCTCGAGCTTTACTGCAACACGCGCGGTCAAGGGTTTGGCGCGGAAGTGAAACGGCGCATCATTTTGGGCACGTACGTTTTGAGCAGCGGTTACTACGACGCGTATTATCTGCGCGCGCAAAAAGTGCGAACGCTCATCCGGCAGGATTTTCTCAAGGCGTTCGAACAAGTGGATGCCATCGTGACGCCGACGACGCCGACGGCCGCATTCAAGATCGGTGAAAAATCGTCCGATCCGCTGCAAATGTATCTTTCCGACGCGTTCACGATTTCGTGCAACCTGGCGGGAATCTGCGGGATCAGCGTGCCGTGCGGTTTCACCAGCTCACCCCGGCTGCCCATCGGATTGCAATTGCTCGGCTCGCCGTTTGGTGAAGCGACCATTCTCAAAATTGCGCATGCCTACGAACAGAGTACATCCTGGCACAAGGAACGCGCGCCGTTGGCCGGTTAG
- a CDS encoding PEP-CTERM sorting domain-containing protein (PEP-CTERM proteins occur, often in large numbers, in the proteomes of bacteria that also encode an exosortase, a predicted intramembrane cysteine proteinase. The presence of a PEP-CTERM domain at a protein's C-terminus predicts cleavage within the sorting domain, followed by covalent anchoring to some some component of the (usually Gram-negative) cell surface. Many PEP-CTERM proteins exhibit an unusual sequence composition that includes large numbers of potential glycosylation sites. Expression of one such protein has been shown restore the ability of a bacterium to form floc, a type of biofilm.) — protein sequence MKTKMKLLCIAALIFVGVVPSYSQGYIVPNGVVYSGYNPGFGYEIDVLHDPTNSYYTGFGLDPMGKTLPTVYTNTFRFGAILDVSVRVFLVASNQPVSLQAIQSGSYTELMFQNYVLNNGSPFYVGLYTGNQNFYPPGGIYTDPLFGWARLVNNQGVIQLLDSALVYKAEGIFAGTQTIIPEPTSCALIVLSGALLGIRRCKRLSV from the coding sequence ATGAAAACAAAAATGAAACTCCTCTGCATCGCAGCTCTTATCTTCGTGGGAGTTGTGCCATCATATTCGCAAGGTTACATTGTTCCAAACGGCGTTGTTTATTCCGGATATAACCCTGGCTTTGGCTATGAAATTGACGTGTTACATGATCCAACCAACTCGTATTACACTGGCTTTGGATTGGATCCCATGGGCAAAACGCTGCCCACAGTCTATACAAACACGTTTAGGTTCGGAGCCATCCTTGATGTTAGCGTGCGCGTTTTCTTGGTGGCCTCAAATCAACCCGTAAGCCTGCAAGCGATCCAGTCTGGGAGTTATACGGAATTGATGTTTCAAAATTACGTTTTAAACAACGGGTCCCCGTTTTACGTAGGATTGTACACCGGCAACCAGAATTTTTATCCGCCGGGCGGAATTTACACTGACCCGCTGTTTGGCTGGGCAAGGTTGGTAAATAATCAAGGAGTGATCCAACTGCTCGACAGCGCGCTGGTTTACAAGGCTGAAGGCATCTTCGCCGGAACACAAACCATCATTCCCGAGCCGACGAGCTGCGCTTTGATCGTCTTGAGCGGCGCACTTTTGGGGATTCGCCGTTGCAAGCGGTTGAGCGTATGA
- the ffh gene encoding signal recognition particle protein: MFESLSSKLQNAFRNLRGLGKISESNVSDALRDVRLALLEADVNFKVARDFIERVKAKSIGAEVVQSIQPGQQIIKIINDELVELLGSQNAGLNFDRNPACILMVGLHGAGKTTSSGKLARLIQKQGRQPLLVAADVYRPAAMDQLETLAKQLDLPVFVSRGETDVTKIARDALAYAETHNRNTLIFDTAGRLQIDEPLVQELVRLRDLVKPREILLVLDAATGQEAVNVATHFDQALNITGAILTKLDGDARGGAALSLKAVTGKPIKFMGVGEKLEDFEPFHPERMASRILGMGDVVSLVEKAAEAVDLEDAKRMEEKMRRGQFTLEDFLEQLRQMKKLGPLDNIMKMLPGGAEALKQVDITKQEREFKHMEAMICGMTPQERKTPALLNAKRRQRIAKGSGVSVTELNTMLNKFAQMQQMMKKMGKFQKMMARMGGAAPGMFGR, encoded by the coding sequence ATGTTTGAATCGCTCAGCAGCAAACTCCAGAACGCCTTCCGTAATCTGCGCGGCCTGGGAAAAATTTCCGAGAGCAACGTGTCCGACGCGCTGCGCGACGTGCGTCTGGCGTTGCTCGAAGCCGATGTTAATTTCAAGGTGGCGCGCGACTTCATCGAACGCGTCAAAGCCAAATCCATTGGCGCGGAGGTTGTCCAGAGCATTCAGCCCGGACAGCAGATCATCAAAATCATCAACGACGAGTTGGTGGAACTGCTCGGCTCGCAGAACGCCGGGTTGAATTTTGATCGCAATCCCGCGTGCATTTTGATGGTGGGTTTGCATGGCGCGGGCAAAACCACGTCCAGCGGCAAGCTGGCGCGGCTGATCCAAAAACAAGGCCGCCAGCCCTTGTTGGTGGCCGCCGATGTTTATCGGCCCGCCGCCATGGATCAGTTGGAAACGCTCGCGAAACAACTGGACCTGCCGGTGTTCGTATCGCGGGGAGAAACCGACGTGACGAAAATCGCCCGGGACGCGCTGGCTTACGCGGAAACGCACAATCGCAACACGCTCATTTTTGACACGGCGGGACGATTGCAAATTGATGAGCCGTTGGTGCAGGAACTGGTGCGGCTGCGCGACCTGGTGAAGCCGCGTGAAATTCTCCTGGTGCTCGACGCCGCCACCGGTCAGGAGGCGGTCAATGTCGCCACGCATTTTGATCAAGCCCTGAACATCACGGGCGCGATCCTGACGAAACTGGACGGTGACGCGCGCGGCGGGGCGGCGCTCAGTTTGAAGGCGGTAACCGGCAAGCCGATCAAGTTCATGGGTGTCGGGGAAAAGCTGGAAGATTTCGAGCCGTTTCATCCCGAGCGCATGGCTTCCCGCATTCTCGGCATGGGCGACGTGGTGAGCCTGGTGGAGAAAGCGGCGGAAGCCGTGGACCTGGAGGACGCCAAGCGCATGGAGGAAAAGATGCGCCGCGGCCAGTTCACGCTGGAAGATTTCCTGGAGCAACTGCGGCAGATGAAGAAACTCGGACCGCTGGATAACATCATGAAAATGTTGCCCGGTGGCGCGGAGGCGCTCAAGCAGGTGGACATCACCAAACAGGAGCGTGAGTTCAAGCATATGGAAGCCATGATCTGCGGCATGACGCCGCAGGAGCGCAAAACCCCGGCCCTCCTGAACGCCAAACGCCGGCAACGGATCGCCAAGGGCAGCGGCGTGAGCGTGACCGAACTCAACACCATGCTCAACAAATTCGCCCAGATGCAGCAGATGATGAAAAAAATGGGCAAGTTCCAGAAAATGATGGCGCGCATGGGCGGCGCCGCACCCGGCATGTTTGGTCGGTAA
- the larC gene encoding nickel pincer cofactor biosynthesis protein LarC — MRMKTLYLDIFSGISGDMFIGALIDLGVDAHRLERELKKLKLDGYHLHVSQQERQGIAGIKFDVHLAHDHDHEHHHDDGSDHEHEHSHTHKHHHHEHGHEHHHEHEHHGHSHDDSRNFCDIKKLINKSKLSPWVKQKSIAVFQRIADAEGKIHGQPADEVHFHEVGAVDSIVDIVGACIGLELLGKPRVVAAPVVEGTGWIRCAHGRFPIPAPATLAILGARKIPVSQCDEPNELITPTGAALLAEFAESFDSMQNLAVEKIGFGLGTRENKTRPNVLRAVWGVQSKVQSSKSKVAGANANIPSTIHHSLSATNDWQTDRVAVLETNLDDVSGEILGAFVTAALAAGALDVFHTPIQMKKNRPGVLLTVLCPEADADKFGELILRETTAFGVRRTIAERRKLRREFTTVKTKFGPVTVKLGKLNGKVVQVAPEFESCQKLAAQKKVPLRQVYETAKLVMPVEE, encoded by the coding sequence ATGCGAATGAAAACCCTTTACCTCGACATCTTCAGCGGCATCAGTGGCGACATGTTCATCGGCGCGCTGATTGACCTGGGCGTTGACGCGCATCGGCTCGAGCGCGAGCTGAAAAAGCTCAAGCTCGATGGTTATCACTTGCACGTCAGCCAACAGGAACGCCAGGGCATCGCCGGCATCAAGTTCGATGTTCATCTCGCGCATGACCATGACCACGAGCATCATCACGACGATGGCAGTGATCACGAACATGAACACAGCCACACGCATAAGCATCATCACCATGAGCACGGTCATGAACATCATCATGAGCACGAGCACCACGGCCATTCCCACGACGACAGCCGGAATTTTTGCGACATCAAAAAACTCATCAACAAGAGCAAGCTGTCGCCCTGGGTGAAACAGAAATCCATCGCGGTGTTCCAACGCATCGCGGACGCTGAAGGGAAAATTCATGGCCAGCCGGCGGATGAAGTGCATTTCCACGAAGTCGGCGCGGTGGATTCCATCGTGGACATTGTCGGCGCGTGCATCGGTTTGGAATTACTTGGCAAACCGCGCGTTGTCGCTGCGCCCGTCGTGGAAGGCACGGGCTGGATTCGCTGCGCGCACGGACGTTTCCCCATTCCCGCTCCGGCCACGCTCGCCATCCTTGGCGCGCGCAAAATCCCGGTGTCGCAATGTGATGAACCCAACGAACTGATCACGCCCACCGGCGCGGCGTTGCTGGCGGAGTTTGCCGAGAGTTTCGACTCGATGCAGAACCTCGCAGTGGAAAAAATCGGCTTCGGCCTCGGCACGCGCGAGAATAAAACACGACCAAACGTCCTGCGCGCCGTTTGGGGCGTACAGTCCAAAGTCCAAAGTTCAAAGTCTAAAGTTGCTGGCGCAAACGCGAACATTCCATCCACCATCCACCACTCACTATCCGCTACCAACGATTGGCAGACGGATCGTGTCGCGGTGTTGGAGACGAATCTGGACGACGTGAGCGGCGAGATTCTTGGCGCGTTTGTGACAGCCGCGCTGGCAGCGGGCGCGTTGGACGTGTTCCACACGCCAATTCAGATGAAGAAAAATCGTCCGGGTGTGCTGCTCACCGTGCTGTGTCCTGAAGCGGACGCGGACAAATTCGGCGAACTGATACTGCGCGAGACGACGGCCTTCGGCGTGCGGCGGACGATTGCCGAGCGCCGGAAATTGCGGCGCGAATTTACGACGGTAAAAACCAAGTTCGGCCCGGTAACGGTGAAGCTGGGCAAACTGAACGGCAAAGTGGTGCAAGTCGCGCCAGAGTTTGAATCGTGCCAAAAACTGGCCGCGCAGAAGAAAGTGCCGCTGCGGCAGGTTTATGAGACAGCCAAACTCGTCATGCCGGTGGAGGAGTGA
- the lptE gene encoding LPS assembly lipoprotein LptE, which yields MVWKRGMLVVGLSVLLGGCAGYRLGPTGGQTAGARSIQIQPFFNRTLEPRLGEAITTALRKEIQRDGTYTLASRADGDLVVSGDILSYQRGQISFLPTDITTGRDYRLTFTAHVVVRDRITGRVVYDENLTGATLMRAGDDLPSAERQTLPVLAEDLARQITAALTDGKW from the coding sequence ATGGTTTGGAAGCGCGGCATGTTGGTGGTCGGCCTGAGCGTGTTGCTGGGCGGTTGCGCGGGCTACCGCCTGGGCCCCACTGGCGGGCAAACCGCCGGCGCGCGTTCCATCCAAATTCAACCGTTCTTTAATCGCACTTTGGAGCCGCGTCTGGGCGAGGCGATCACTACCGCGCTGCGCAAGGAAATCCAGCGGGACGGCACTTACACGCTGGCCTCACGGGCGGATGGTGATCTGGTGGTTTCCGGCGACATTCTTTCCTATCAACGCGGCCAAATCAGCTTCCTGCCGACGGACATCACGACGGGACGTGATTACCGCCTGACTTTCACGGCGCATGTGGTGGTGCGCGACCGGATCACGGGACGGGTGGTTTATGATGAAAATCTGACCGGAGCCACTTTGATGCGCGCGGGTGATGATCTGCCGAGTGCCGAACGCCAAACGCTTCCGGTGTTGGCGGAGGATCTGGCACGGCAAATCACCGCCGCGCTGACGGATGGGAAATGGTAA
- the hprK gene encoding HPr(Ser) kinase/phosphatase produces the protein MKPEVITVERFFRENQQPLGLELVAGAEGLKREIIEPTVNRPGLMLAGFTKYFAYKRVQALGNAEIFFLRSQTPADRAKCYQTLFNYKVPCLVCSRSLKPDEEMIAAANAARVPVFRTPQITMHFISQATLTLETMFAPRGTELGSMVDILGIGVIIKGESGAGKSESVLALIERGYCLVADDVVKVHLQDGKHVIGTAASLTKDHMEVRGIGIINVAAMFGIKSIRSNKRVDLVVSLKAWNEVPDVERLGLEQEFTQILGVKVPHITIPIRPGRDIARLIEVAAMHLKLAITGYNPAKELNERLIAQMINPPPAK, from the coding sequence ATGAAACCAGAAGTCATCACCGTCGAACGATTTTTCCGGGAAAACCAGCAACCTCTGGGGTTGGAACTGGTGGCGGGCGCGGAGGGTTTGAAGCGCGAGATCATTGAGCCGACCGTTAATCGTCCGGGGCTGATGTTGGCCGGTTTCACAAAGTATTTTGCCTACAAACGCGTGCAGGCTTTGGGCAACGCGGAGATTTTTTTCCTGCGTTCACAAACGCCGGCGGATCGCGCCAAATGTTATCAAACCCTTTTCAATTACAAGGTGCCGTGTCTGGTTTGCAGCCGCAGTTTGAAACCGGATGAGGAGATGATTGCGGCGGCCAACGCGGCGCGCGTGCCGGTTTTCCGCACGCCACAAATCACCATGCACTTCATCAGCCAGGCGACGCTGACGCTGGAAACCATGTTTGCGCCGCGCGGCACCGAACTGGGCAGCATGGTGGACATTCTGGGCATCGGCGTGATCATCAAGGGCGAGAGCGGCGCGGGCAAAAGCGAAAGCGTGCTGGCGTTGATCGAGCGTGGGTATTGCCTGGTGGCGGATGACGTCGTGAAAGTGCATTTGCAGGACGGCAAACACGTCATCGGCACGGCGGCTTCGTTGACCAAGGATCACATGGAAGTGCGCGGCATCGGCATCATCAACGTCGCGGCCATGTTCGGCATCAAGAGCATCCGCTCCAACAAACGGGTGGATTTGGTGGTTTCACTGAAGGCGTGGAACGAGGTGCCCGATGTCGAGCGGCTGGGATTGGAGCAGGAATTCACGCAGATTCTCGGCGTCAAAGTGCCGCACATTACCATTCCGATCCGTCCGGGTCGGGACATCGCGCGACTGATCGAGGTGGCGGCCATGCACCTGAAATTGGCGATCACCGGCTACAATCCCGCCAAGGAATTGAATGAGCGGCTGATTGCCCAAATGATCAACCCGCCTCCGGCCAAATAA
- a CDS encoding peptide chain release factor-like protein, giving the protein MSTLPVSTEKESQLAQRMAALGIQEADLEESFVRSGGHGGQNVNKVATCVVLLHRPTGLQVKCQKTRQQGLNRFLARRLLLEKIEAERHRERTAAQAHAAKLRRQKRKRSRAAKDRMLAEKAQRARKKADRRPPRWD; this is encoded by the coding sequence ATGAGCACGCTCCCGGTCAGCACGGAAAAGGAAAGCCAGCTCGCGCAACGCATGGCGGCGCTGGGAATCCAGGAAGCCGATCTGGAGGAATCCTTCGTCCGTTCGGGTGGTCACGGCGGCCAGAACGTCAACAAGGTCGCGACCTGCGTGGTGCTGCTGCATCGGCCAACCGGTCTTCAGGTCAAGTGCCAGAAAACTCGCCAGCAAGGTCTCAACCGCTTTCTGGCGCGACGGTTGTTGCTGGAAAAGATCGAGGCGGAACGACATCGGGAGCGGACCGCCGCCCAGGCGCACGCGGCTAAATTGCGACGGCAGAAACGCAAGCGCAGTCGCGCGGCCAAGGACCGGATGCTTGCCGAAAAAGCGCAACGCGCGCGCAAGAAGGCGGATCGCCGTCCGCCGCGATGGGATTGA
- a CDS encoding HPr family phosphocarrier protein — protein MSGSKLTKELTVQNKLGIHARPAAMFVKTANRFTAEIMVEKDGETVNGKSIMGLMMLAAGPGCKLTVHANGNDAAQAVTEIEALLQRKFDEE, from the coding sequence ATGAGTGGATCGAAGCTGACCAAAGAACTCACGGTGCAAAACAAGCTGGGCATTCACGCGCGTCCAGCCGCCATGTTTGTGAAAACAGCCAACCGCTTTACCGCCGAGATCATGGTCGAAAAAGACGGGGAAACGGTGAACGGCAAAAGCATCATGGGCCTGATGATGCTGGCGGCCGGCCCCGGGTGCAAATTGACGGTCCACGCCAATGGCAACGACGCCGCCCAAGCGGTGACGGAAATTGAGGCGCTGTTGCAACGCAAGTTCGACGAAGAATAA